A genomic region of Caldicellulosiruptor acetigenus contains the following coding sequences:
- a CDS encoding carbohydrate ABC transporter permease, whose amino-acid sequence MSRLDSKTTGIINFLDLRKPSVKALYYILLFISCCIAFVCLAPPLWVFLSSLKNIKEFAQVPPTIIPHTFEPQKIITTWKTLNFTKYYINSFILVAGSVVCAIVFNGLAGYVISIIKPRGYRFVFNLILWSLMIPATINLVPIFKNIVALKLNNSYIPLWLSYGANAFYVLLFKNFFDEIPREIIEAAKIDGCPNLRLFYKIVMPLSVPIIMVVTIFSINASWSDFLLPYIVLKNRESYTVMIKIYEMSFGNTWMSADMKMLAVLYAILPPVVLVIFFQKYLTQGVVIGSLK is encoded by the coding sequence TTGAGTAGATTAGATTCCAAAACAACTGGTATTATAAATTTTTTAGACCTCAGAAAACCAAGTGTAAAAGCACTTTATTATATACTCTTGTTTATTAGCTGCTGCATTGCTTTTGTGTGTTTAGCACCGCCTTTGTGGGTATTTCTATCAAGCTTGAAGAATATAAAAGAGTTTGCTCAGGTACCGCCCACCATAATTCCACATACATTTGAACCTCAAAAGATTATAACCACTTGGAAAACTCTCAATTTTACAAAGTACTATATAAACTCCTTCATTTTAGTAGCAGGGAGTGTGGTATGCGCAATAGTTTTCAATGGCTTGGCAGGATATGTTATCTCAATCATCAAGCCGCGAGGGTATAGATTTGTATTCAATCTAATTTTATGGAGTTTGATGATTCCTGCAACCATCAATCTTGTACCTATTTTTAAAAATATAGTTGCGCTTAAATTAAACAACTCATACATTCCACTGTGGCTCAGCTATGGTGCAAATGCTTTTTATGTGCTGCTATTTAAAAATTTCTTTGATGAGATTCCAAGAGAAATAATTGAAGCTGCTAAAATTGATGGATGCCCTAACTTGAGGCTGTTTTACAAGATTGTTATGCCACTTAGCGTTCCAATAATAATGGTGGTGACAATATTTTCTATAAATGCTTCATGGTCGGATTTTCTCCTGCCTTATATCGTTCTCAAAAATCGTGAAAGCTACACAGTTATGATAAAGATATATGAAATGTCTTTCGGGAATACATGGATGTCTGCTGATATGAAGATGTTAGCAGTGCTTTATGCAATATTGCCACCAGTGGTATTGGTAATATTCTTCCAGAAATATCTCACCCAAGGTGTTGTAATTGGAAGTTTGAAGTAA
- a CDS encoding response regulator, with product MYKMMIVDDEYYVKEGLKQTIDWNKYQIEIVGDAENGEDALNLAKTLNPDIIITDIRMPILDGVEFMKRLRENEINSHLIVISAYDDFEYARAAIKYGATNYILKPIDNNELIETIQKVIKKIESERNFIDSYNSFKNNISVLKLGLLREIVYGKVSDSHLIKETLSYFKVDSNNITVITIRIANYDKTALTANEHLRMLKEYITNQILNNVFARISNGGINLEKDEDELVIIIGLDGDTTTLYEQLKNEFCYLVKKINKKFQDDNFTVAVGISDIHPWDSISKAYREATLASNYSPLPELNIIGCARDKDLIGIRKEVKDALKMIVENYNRDITIDEVANKLHISTSHLMHLFKDELGKTFYDCLVEYRISKAKELLLSTNLKVYEVAEKVGYQDAKYFSQLFKKYTGFTPKEYVDYHSFAGDLKDEN from the coding sequence ATGTATAAAATGATGATTGTGGATGATGAGTACTATGTTAAGGAAGGGCTCAAACAAACAATTGATTGGAATAAATATCAAATAGAAATAGTTGGAGATGCTGAAAATGGAGAAGATGCTCTAAACCTTGCCAAAACGCTCAATCCCGATATTATCATTACTGATATTAGAATGCCTATATTAGATGGTGTAGAATTTATGAAAAGATTGAGAGAAAACGAAATCAATTCTCACCTGATAGTAATAAGTGCGTATGACGATTTTGAGTACGCAAGAGCAGCAATAAAGTATGGTGCAACAAATTATATACTAAAGCCCATTGATAACAATGAACTAATCGAGACAATCCAAAAGGTAATTAAGAAAATAGAAAGTGAAAGAAATTTTATTGACTCTTACAATAGCTTTAAAAACAATATTTCGGTTTTAAAACTTGGTTTGCTGAGAGAAATTGTATATGGAAAGGTTTCAGATAGCCATTTGATTAAAGAAACTCTTTCTTATTTCAAAGTGGATTCAAACAATATAACAGTAATAACTATTAGAATTGCAAATTATGATAAAACTGCTTTAACTGCAAACGAACATTTACGCATGCTAAAAGAATACATAACTAATCAAATATTAAACAATGTATTTGCACGCATTTCAAATGGTGGTATTAATCTGGAAAAAGATGAAGATGAATTGGTCATCATAATTGGTCTTGATGGTGATACAACTACTCTTTATGAACAGCTTAAAAATGAATTTTGCTACCTTGTTAAAAAAATCAACAAAAAATTTCAAGATGATAACTTTACTGTAGCAGTGGGAATCAGTGATATACACCCGTGGGATAGTATATCAAAAGCTTATAGAGAAGCTACTTTAGCTTCAAACTACTCTCCTTTGCCAGAACTAAACATAATTGGCTGTGCGCGTGATAAGGATTTAATTGGCATCAGAAAAGAAGTAAAAGATGCTCTAAAAATGATTGTTGAAAACTACAACAGGGATATCACCATTGATGAAGTGGCAAATAAACTTCACATCAGTACTTCCCACTTGATGCATTTGTTCAAAGATGAACTTGGAAAGACTTTCTATGATTGCCTTGTCGAATACAGAATTTCCAAGGCAAAAGAATTGCTTTTATCAACAAACCTGAAGGTCTATGAAGTTGCAGAAAAAGTGGGATATCAAGACGCTAAATATTTCAGCCAGCTATTTAAAAAGTATACAGGATTTACTCCAAAAGAATATGTGGATTATCACTCTTTTGCAGGTGATTTGAAAGATGAAAATTAA
- a CDS encoding cache domain-containing protein has product MYKSIKYRITLVTSIIFIGFIVLVALASNFIFKDFLMDYYYQLLQKNDQSIINNYKIYVTLIEESAKQIGTNSKVFELLKNNNAEGNITEILDGIKLSNTRILAVVLYDTNGRYYTSSYVVDYPTLSDLLKDKRIKEFVANDKKQSLWLIRNRGLAPYYNNTYYKSAYGVVSFISKIYDENRKLCGYLIIDIDPKYFYQRHFGVSQHGDISVYLYDEHIGLLPRQDEQTQTLLKLSSVIKNRKIDTKTLKKENSLIRIDDNTLLDIVSIFESGYIVILYDISEFGRDILTYTILIVIVSSFLIGMSFLSSTILTQTIYKPLINLVDKIRKYNYSS; this is encoded by the coding sequence GTGTATAAGAGCATAAAATATAGAATAACACTTGTAACCTCCATCATATTCATCGGGTTTATAGTTTTAGTGGCATTGGCTTCGAACTTTATATTCAAAGATTTTTTAATGGATTATTACTACCAGCTATTACAAAAAAATGACCAGAGCATAATCAATAATTATAAAATTTATGTAACGCTAATAGAAGAGTCTGCAAAACAGATTGGGACAAATAGTAAAGTATTTGAGCTGTTAAAAAACAATAATGCAGAAGGCAATATAACAGAGATTTTAGATGGAATCAAACTATCTAATACAAGAATATTGGCAGTTGTATTGTATGATACAAATGGAAGATATTATACTTCAAGCTATGTTGTAGACTATCCGACATTGAGTGATCTTTTAAAGGATAAAAGAATAAAGGAGTTTGTTGCCAATGATAAAAAGCAAAGCTTGTGGTTGATTAGAAATAGAGGGTTAGCTCCATATTACAACAACACGTATTACAAAAGCGCCTATGGCGTTGTAAGTTTTATTTCTAAAATATATGATGAAAATAGAAAGCTATGTGGATACCTTATAATTGATATAGACCCTAAATATTTTTACCAGCGGCACTTTGGAGTTTCTCAGCACGGTGACATTTCAGTTTATCTTTACGATGAACATATTGGTCTTCTACCACGCCAGGATGAACAGACTCAAACCCTCTTAAAACTTTCCTCTGTTATAAAAAATAGAAAAATAGACACTAAAACTTTAAAGAAAGAAAATTCGTTGATAAGAATTGACGATAACACGTTACTTGATATAGTCAGTATTTTTGAGTCGGGATATATTGTCATTTTATATGACATAAGTGAATTTGGCAGGGATATTTTAACTTATACAATTCTGATAGTGATAGTAAGTAGCTTCTTAATCGGAATGTCGTTTTTATCAAGTACCATTTTAACCCAAACAATATACAAACCATTAATAAATTTGGTGGACAAGATAAGGAAATACAATTATAGCAGCTGA
- a CDS encoding sensor histidine kinase, whose protein sequence is MKINFLRKFRLKSRITFFLVLGIVIFTFIIISFSRMFSEFIIQKYYYKHLKDIHSDIQEGIYLLLTNINLTSVRLLQNQDIYDLLSNEKLSYNEKKKKLIAYLNTLRINDFIGDIIIVTKKGEVFNFNTKLNPSVFITKDLLLQIEDRRNLFVWGPIVKDNGNNYIVLGKRYYNFYTGQYLGYLLMLIDENSIAKICNKSKSSDMVSTLVIDQQNKIISHPESKYVGSIIFENWLYDSKKEFSYSLRTINEGQFLVAISRPSENLERLNCRWFIVSLLPLSNLKEQLTKINVVIIWLVIITLILCVIIAIKAASSLTNPIRFLLNRINSIGQTKNVKPYIYKNLHDEIWELELAFEEMTKRISNLVETINHDMEKQRELELTALQSQINPHFLYNTLDAIAWIAKIKKQPEIENIVMALAKFYRISLHRGEKYIRLSDEIELVKNFVAIEKIRFPNKFDIEFEIAPETKDLKILKFTVQPLVENSIKHGILPKKEKGLIIIKSMLVNENLHIEVSDNGVGFDLSELDNLSKNSRGGYGLKNVDERLKIEYGKEYGLFISSEKNKGTTILIKIKAKSE, encoded by the coding sequence ATGAAAATTAACTTTCTGCGAAAATTCAGACTAAAAAGTAGAATAACCTTCTTTTTAGTGCTGGGTATAGTGATTTTCACATTCATTATAATCTCTTTTTCGCGAATGTTCAGTGAGTTCATAATCCAAAAATACTACTACAAGCACCTCAAGGACATTCACAGTGATATCCAGGAAGGTATCTACTTGCTTCTTACCAATATAAATCTTACTTCGGTGAGACTACTTCAAAACCAGGATATATATGACCTTTTATCCAATGAAAAACTGTCATACAATGAAAAAAAGAAAAAATTAATAGCATACCTAAACACATTGAGAATCAATGATTTTATTGGTGATATTATAATTGTTACTAAGAAAGGTGAGGTGTTTAACTTCAACACTAAACTGAATCCTTCTGTATTTATCACAAAAGACCTGCTTCTTCAAATAGAAGATAGAAGAAACTTATTCGTATGGGGACCTATAGTAAAAGATAACGGAAACAACTATATAGTTCTTGGAAAAAGATATTATAATTTTTATACCGGTCAGTATTTGGGCTACCTTCTGATGCTGATTGATGAAAACAGTATTGCTAAGATATGTAACAAAAGCAAGTCATCAGATATGGTTTCCACCTTAGTTATAGACCAGCAAAACAAAATCATCAGCCATCCTGAAAGTAAGTATGTGGGTAGCATCATCTTTGAAAACTGGCTTTATGATAGCAAAAAAGAATTTAGTTACTCATTGAGAACAATAAACGAAGGGCAGTTTCTTGTTGCAATCAGCAGACCCAGCGAAAATCTTGAACGTCTTAATTGCAGATGGTTTATTGTAAGCCTTCTACCTCTATCCAACTTGAAAGAACAGCTTACAAAAATCAACGTTGTAATAATATGGCTTGTAATCATTACATTGATATTGTGTGTTATAATAGCAATCAAGGCGGCTTCTTCTTTGACCAATCCCATTAGATTTTTATTAAATAGAATCAATTCTATAGGTCAAACAAAAAATGTAAAACCCTATATATATAAAAACTTACATGATGAGATATGGGAGTTAGAACTTGCGTTTGAGGAAATGACCAAGCGAATCAGCAACCTGGTTGAAACAATCAACCATGATATGGAAAAACAAAGAGAGCTTGAACTGACAGCATTGCAGTCGCAAATAAATCCCCATTTTCTTTATAATACTCTTGACGCTATAGCATGGATTGCAAAAATTAAAAAGCAGCCTGAAATTGAAAATATTGTTATGGCTTTAGCAAAGTTCTATCGTATAAGTTTACACAGAGGTGAAAAGTACATACGATTATCTGATGAAATTGAGCTTGTAAAAAACTTTGTTGCTATCGAAAAGATTAGATTTCCCAATAAATTCGATATTGAATTTGAAATTGCTCCTGAAACAAAGGATTTGAAAATTCTCAAGTTCACTGTACAGCCGCTTGTTGAAAACTCTATCAAACACGGAATCTTGCCTAAGAAAGAAAAAGGTCTTATTATTATAAAAAGCATGTTAGTTAATGAGAATTTGCATATTGAAGTTTCAGATAATGGAGTGGGATTTGACCTTTCGGAATTAGATAATTTAAGCAAAAACAGCAGAGGCGGTTATGGGCTAAAAAACGTCGATGAAAGACTTAAAATTGAATATGGTAAAGAATACGGTTTGTTTATTTCAAGTGAAAAAAACAAAGGTACAACCATTTTAATTAAAATAAAAGCTAAAAGTGAATGA
- a CDS encoding glycoside hydrolase family 65 protein, whose amino-acid sequence MINKKGSRYVKIDPWCIIEENFDKSNMRVLESLFTVSNGYIGTRGYFDELYTGDTHIGTYVAGVFEEIYEKPSYKGVPNRTQFVVNNANWLYTRIIADGEELDLNQSNFSEYKRVLDLKKGILTREFIWHTQKGSSFKLKFERFISMTQNNVCCQKIEITSLNKSGKVKIISGVDFSHKHRIYDTNYWECLFKTNENDYISIGCKTIRTNKISFANFKIEASKAYEQGIVEDEKIIAKEMVFDIEENESIEIEKVVVINSFERLNENLQSENRKLCQSIFGQYSYSKLKQEHEKFWEKMWEEVDIEIGQDSENQQGIRFCIFQMLQAYSGIQQVVAGIGAKGLSGEVYNGNSFWDSEVYCLPFYLFTNIDAAKKLLEFRYYTLPQAKQRAKELDLKGAFYPIATIDGTESCTLWQHANLQLQVSTAVAYGLYHYYIVTKDEKFLFEKGTEILIEVCRMLESRCQLGQKDGKYGFFGVMGPDEFHMMVNNDFYTNYMAKKTFEFTIEVLKLLKAKDEKLYNEITRKTELENSEVERWADIAKNMNIIQDPQSKVFEQHEGYFNLPHIELSTIPEDQIPIYKNWAYDRIFRYDMIKQPAVLLCMLLYSSDFSFEEKKANYDYYDLRCIHESSLSPSIHSILACELGYYDKAYEYFKYATRLDLDNYNRNTEEGLHITSLAAAWLNIVYGFGGMRSDTAPIKLAPIIPDNWSYYSFRIKYNRAVLKIVVDPQYVTIKKLKGPDVDLMVYDKTYTITEDEIKIPLQKRR is encoded by the coding sequence GTGATAAACAAAAAGGGTAGCAGATATGTAAAAATAGATCCATGGTGCATAATTGAAGAAAATTTTGACAAATCAAACATGAGAGTTTTAGAATCTCTGTTTACTGTGAGCAACGGTTACATTGGCACAAGAGGATACTTTGATGAGCTTTATACGGGTGACACTCACATCGGTACTTACGTTGCAGGTGTGTTTGAAGAAATATATGAAAAACCTTCATACAAAGGAGTGCCAAACAGAACCCAGTTTGTTGTCAACAATGCAAACTGGCTGTACACAAGAATTATCGCAGATGGTGAGGAGCTTGACCTGAACCAATCTAATTTTTCGGAGTATAAAAGAGTGCTTGATCTTAAAAAAGGTATTTTGACAAGAGAATTTATTTGGCACACCCAAAAAGGTTCAAGTTTTAAGCTCAAGTTTGAAAGATTTATTAGCATGACTCAAAACAATGTATGCTGTCAGAAGATAGAAATTACATCGTTGAATAAAAGTGGTAAGGTAAAAATCATCAGTGGGGTTGATTTTTCTCACAAGCACAGGATATATGACACAAACTACTGGGAGTGCTTATTTAAAACAAATGAAAATGATTACATCTCTATTGGATGTAAAACAATAAGGACCAACAAAATAAGCTTTGCAAACTTTAAAATAGAGGCAAGCAAGGCATATGAGCAAGGAATTGTTGAAGATGAGAAGATCATAGCAAAAGAGATGGTTTTTGATATAGAAGAAAATGAAAGTATAGAGATTGAAAAGGTTGTTGTTATAAATTCGTTTGAGAGATTAAATGAAAATTTGCAGAGTGAGAATAGAAAACTTTGTCAGTCCATATTTGGTCAATATAGCTATTCAAAGTTAAAACAAGAGCATGAAAAATTTTGGGAGAAGATGTGGGAAGAAGTTGATATTGAAATAGGTCAAGATAGCGAAAACCAGCAGGGTATAAGGTTCTGCATATTTCAGATGCTGCAAGCATATTCAGGCATACAACAGGTTGTTGCTGGGATTGGCGCAAAAGGTTTGAGCGGTGAAGTGTACAATGGCAATTCGTTCTGGGACAGTGAAGTTTACTGTCTTCCATTCTACCTATTTACAAACATTGATGCAGCAAAAAAGCTTTTAGAGTTTAGATACTATACCCTGCCCCAGGCAAAACAAAGAGCAAAAGAGCTTGATTTGAAAGGAGCATTTTATCCAATCGCCACAATTGACGGTACAGAGTCATGTACGCTGTGGCAGCATGCAAATCTGCAGCTTCAGGTAAGTACAGCTGTCGCATACGGACTTTATCACTATTATATTGTCACAAAAGATGAAAAGTTTTTGTTTGAAAAAGGGACAGAGATACTAATTGAGGTTTGCAGGATGCTGGAGAGCAGGTGCCAACTTGGGCAAAAAGATGGCAAGTATGGCTTTTTTGGAGTGATGGGGCCAGATGAGTTTCACATGATGGTAAACAACGATTTTTACACAAATTACATGGCAAAGAAGACTTTTGAGTTTACTATAGAGGTCTTGAAACTGCTAAAGGCCAAAGATGAAAAGTTATATAATGAAATAACCAGAAAGACAGAGCTTGAAAACAGTGAAGTGGAAAGATGGGCTGATATTGCGAAAAATATGAATATAATTCAAGACCCTCAGAGCAAGGTGTTCGAACAGCATGAAGGCTACTTTAACCTGCCTCATATAGAACTTTCAACAATTCCTGAAGATCAGATTCCAATATACAAAAACTGGGCGTATGACAGGATATTTAGGTATGACATGATAAAACAGCCTGCAGTTTTGCTTTGCATGCTTTTGTACAGCAGCGACTTCTCTTTTGAAGAGAAAAAAGCAAATTATGACTATTATGATTTAAGATGTATTCATGAATCGTCACTGTCTCCTTCAATTCATTCCATCTTAGCATGTGAACTTGGCTATTATGACAAGGCTTATGAGTACTTTAAGTATGCCACACGCTTGGACCTTGACAATTACAACAGAAACACTGAAGAAGGACTTCATATAACATCGCTGGCTGCAGCATGGCTGAACATCGTCTATGGTTTTGGTGGTATGAGGTCTGATACAGCGCCCATAAAGCTTGCTCCAATCATTCCAGATAACTGGAGTTATTATTCTTTCAGAATCAAATATAATAGAGCGGTATTAAAGATAGTTGTAGACCCACAGTATGTTACTATCAAAAAGCTCAAAGGTCCAGATGTTGATCTAATGGTTTATGATAAAACCTACACCATAACAGAAGATGAGATTAAAATCCCGCTTCAGAAAAGGAGGTAA
- the pgmB gene encoding beta-phosphoglucomutase: MVAIEVLLKSIEGAIFDLDGVIVDTAKYHYFAWKKLANMLRFEFTEKDNEKLKGVSRKESLEILLKIGGKENEFSEAQKEELMDIKNNWYLEYVGKLTEDDLLPGAKETILTLKEQGIKTGLATASKNAMLILERLKIKDLFDAIVDGTQISRAKPDPEIFLKCAQKLKVAPQKCIVFEDAAAGIKAAKAAGMFAIGVGSPETLSEADIVVGNLTQLVKKLNWK, from the coding sequence TTGGTTGCTATCGAAGTTCTTCTAAAAAGTATAGAAGGTGCAATATTTGACTTGGATGGTGTCATTGTAGACACAGCAAAATATCACTATTTTGCATGGAAAAAGCTTGCAAACATGTTGCGCTTTGAATTTACTGAAAAAGACAACGAAAAGCTCAAAGGTGTCAGCAGAAAAGAGTCGCTTGAAATACTTCTCAAAATAGGTGGCAAGGAAAATGAGTTTAGTGAAGCTCAAAAAGAAGAATTGATGGACATAAAAAATAACTGGTATTTGGAGTATGTAGGCAAGCTGACTGAAGATGATCTTCTTCCCGGCGCAAAAGAGACCATATTGACCTTGAAAGAACAAGGTATAAAAACGGGATTAGCAACAGCAAGCAAAAACGCAATGTTGATACTTGAAAGGCTCAAGATAAAAGATTTGTTTGACGCAATTGTTGACGGTACGCAGATATCCCGGGCAAAACCTGACCCTGAAATATTTTTAAAATGTGCTCAAAAGCTCAAAGTAGCCCCGCAAAAATGTATTGTGTTTGAGGATGCAGCAGCGGGTATAAAAGCAGCTAAAGCAGCGGGGATGTTTGCTATTGGTGTAGGTTCGCCAGAAACGCTGAGCGAGGCTGATATAGTTGTTGGTAACCTGACCCAGTTAGTGAAGAAATTAAATTGGAAATGA
- a CDS encoding glycosyl hydrolase family 65 protein translates to MSWRISKEGFDPSSIELDGSRFLIANGYMGYRGTLEEFGKDELVACTVAGVYDRYDDKWRELVNVPNGLFVKVYYNDTLLSPMTFQYCAHTYGLDLKDAYYFRDTKFFVDKEKWIRIQTKRFASSTDYHLLCLEYSITANFDCEIEIQTGIDCDIWEINGPHFKDMRFENQDRVYTISLVTNENKNIVVAEISDHLDDFSDDVGPKLYIRKSKVKLARDKEFKFYKYMCVTHSIEFEKPFDEAIKRIIEAKNSGFDSLFEKHKSKWQERWSICDISVDGDEKAALSLRFSMYHLLSIAPYHSEKLSIPARGLSGQMYKGAVFWDTEIFMLPFFSYTLPDVARNLVMYRVHTLDGARRKAKEYGFEGAFYAWESQETGDDACSLFNVTDVITQRPIRTYFRDKQIHISGDVVYGFFTYYNATDDFSIFLEGAAEAVFECAKFYYSYAYYKPLKDRFEILDVTGPDEYHERVNNNAYTNRIAKFVFEKAIWLYDILKEKYPNILQEIDSKTSISQYIEKIKEAEQKIFLQKPNEEGIIEQFDGYLKLEDIEVEKLKEKMLHPYEYLGGGNGLATQTQVIKQADVVVLLNLFESEYEEEILKANWEYYNRRTEHGSTLSYSMYGLLAAKLGKLKNAYEYFLKTALIDLEGNYKQYVGNLYIGGTHPAANGGAWMAAVFGFSGIRVDGTKIEIEPHLPSHWESLKFNLIIHGNLFEFEISNSKMLIKSTRLKDSINNNYKIVANKREFIHEIGQLLEINLKGE, encoded by the coding sequence TTGAGCTGGAGAATTTCAAAAGAGGGGTTTGACCCCTCTTCAATAGAATTGGACGGTAGCAGATTTCTAATTGCAAATGGATACATGGGATACAGAGGAACCTTAGAAGAGTTTGGCAAGGATGAGCTTGTTGCGTGCACTGTTGCAGGTGTTTACGACAGGTATGATGATAAATGGCGAGAGTTAGTAAACGTGCCAAATGGACTTTTTGTAAAAGTGTATTATAACGATACCCTTCTTTCTCCAATGACTTTCCAATATTGTGCTCACACTTATGGTCTTGATTTGAAAGATGCGTATTATTTCAGAGACACAAAGTTTTTTGTTGATAAAGAGAAGTGGATAAGAATACAAACAAAAAGATTTGCAAGCAGCACAGACTACCATCTTTTGTGCTTAGAATATTCTATCACTGCAAATTTTGATTGCGAGATAGAAATACAAACAGGGATTGATTGCGATATATGGGAGATAAACGGACCGCATTTTAAAGATATGAGATTTGAAAACCAAGATAGAGTTTATACTATATCTCTTGTAACAAATGAAAACAAAAATATTGTTGTTGCTGAGATTTCTGATCACTTAGATGATTTCAGTGATGATGTTGGTCCAAAGTTATATATAAGAAAAAGCAAGGTGAAATTGGCAAGAGATAAAGAGTTTAAGTTCTATAAATACATGTGTGTTACTCACTCAATTGAATTTGAAAAACCGTTTGATGAAGCAATAAAAAGAATAATTGAGGCTAAAAACTCAGGTTTTGACTCTCTTTTTGAAAAACACAAATCAAAATGGCAAGAAAGATGGAGCATATGCGATATCAGTGTAGATGGCGATGAAAAGGCAGCGTTATCTCTTCGATTTTCCATGTATCATCTTCTAAGTATTGCTCCATATCATTCTGAAAAACTTTCAATTCCTGCTCGTGGACTTTCGGGACAGATGTACAAAGGTGCAGTATTTTGGGACACAGAAATTTTTATGCTTCCTTTTTTCTCGTATACACTTCCAGATGTTGCACGGAATTTAGTAATGTATCGTGTACATACCTTGGATGGAGCAAGAAGAAAGGCAAAAGAGTATGGCTTTGAAGGTGCATTTTATGCATGGGAAAGCCAGGAGACTGGGGATGACGCATGCAGTCTTTTCAACGTCACAGATGTGATTACACAAAGACCCATAAGGACATATTTTCGGGACAAACAAATACACATAAGTGGAGATGTCGTCTATGGATTTTTTACCTATTACAATGCAACAGACGATTTTTCAATCTTCTTAGAAGGTGCAGCTGAAGCTGTATTTGAGTGTGCAAAGTTCTATTACTCTTATGCGTATTATAAACCACTAAAAGATAGATTTGAAATTTTAGATGTTACAGGACCTGATGAATACCATGAAAGAGTAAATAACAATGCCTACACTAACAGAATAGCAAAGTTTGTCTTTGAAAAAGCTATATGGTTATATGACATCCTAAAAGAGAAGTATCCAAATATCTTACAAGAAATTGACTCAAAAACAAGTATTTCTCAATATATTGAGAAAATTAAAGAAGCTGAGCAAAAGATATTCTTGCAAAAGCCAAATGAAGAAGGAATCATTGAACAGTTTGATGGTTACCTTAAGTTAGAAGACATAGAAGTAGAAAAGCTAAAAGAGAAGATGCTACATCCTTATGAGTACCTTGGCGGTGGAAATGGTTTGGCAACTCAAACTCAGGTGATAAAACAGGCTGATGTAGTTGTGCTTTTGAATTTATTTGAAAGTGAATATGAAGAAGAAATCTTAAAAGCAAACTGGGAGTACTATAATAGACGCACGGAACATGGCTCTACCCTCAGTTACAGCATGTACGGGCTTTTAGCTGCGAAACTTGGTAAGCTAAAAAATGCTTATGAATACTTTTTGAAAACAGCACTGATAGACTTGGAAGGAAATTACAAGCAGTATGTTGGGAACTTGTACATTGGAGGTACACATCCTGCTGCAAACGGTGGTGCATGGATGGCAGCAGTGTTTGGTTTTAGTGGAATTAGGGTGGATGGGACTAAAATTGAGATAGAACCACATCTTCCCTCACATTGGGAAAGCCTTAAATTTAATTTAATAATTCATGGGAATCTATTTGAGTTTGAGATTTCAAATAGCAAAATGTTGATAAAAAGCACCAGATTGAAGGATTCAATAAACAATAATTACAAAATTGTAGCAAATAAAAGGGAATTTATACATGAAATAGGACAGCTGCTTGAAATAAATTTGAAAGGGGAATGA